The following nucleotide sequence is from candidate division WOR-3 bacterium.
CCATTACACCTCGGGCACGACTGGAAAACCAAAAGGTGCGTTGCACGTGCACTCTTCGATCATTGCCCAGTATCTGACTGCAAAATGGGTCCTCGATATCACAACCGATGATATCTACTGGTGCACCGCAGACCCCGGTTGGGTCACCGGCACAAGCTACGGCATAATCGGCCCTTGGGCGTGCGGCGTAACCCAGACCGTGCTTGATTCAGGATTCAGCACGGAGAAATGGTACCAGTTCATTGAAAAGCACAAAATCACCGTGTGGTATACAGCTCCTACCGCCATACGCCTTCTGATGAAAGACGGCACGAACCTCGTTCAAAAGTACGATATCAGCTGTCTCAGGCATCTCATCAGCGTCGGCGAACCCCTCAATGCTGAGGGTGTCATCTGGTCGGAAAAGGCGTTCGGCAAACCCTTCCATGATTCCTACTGGCAGACCGAAACCGGCTCTATCGTCATCACCAATTACCCGGGAATGAAGGTCAAACCGGGATCCATGGGCAAACCCTTCCCGGGAATCACTGCTACGGTTCTTGACCAAAAAACATTCGAACCGATCAAGACGCCCGGCAAGGTTGGACTCATCGCACTCAAACCAGGCTGGCCCTCAATGTTCCGGGCTTACTGGGAAAATAAGGAAATGTATGAGAGCAAATTCAAGAACGGCTGGTACATTTGCGGCGACCGCTCGAGCATCGATGGTGATGGTTACTTCTGGTTCGTAGGACGTGATGATGATGTAATAAATACGGGCGGGCACCTCGTTGGGCCTTTCGAGATCGAATCGGCGCTTCTCGAACATGAAGCTGTCGCCGAATCAGCCGCAGTCGGAAAACCGGATGCGGTCAACATGGAAGTGGTAAAGGCATTTGTCGCGCTTAAACCGGGATACGAGGCGAATGCCGATCTGGAACTCAGCATCATGAATTTTATTCGCAAGAAATTGTCTCCCCTGGCAATGCCACAAGAGATCGAATTTGTCGAATCTCTGCC
It contains:
- the acsA gene encoding acetate--CoA ligase gives rise to the protein MSNIGSYDERYSKFDWKISIDELEYGKNGMYNIGYYCSDRIVEKGFGDRIALIWQGFKGDVKEFTYNDIRVYSNVIAKFLKDNGVKSGDRVCIFMDRIPELYITFVGILKMGGIIQPLFSAFGEEALFTRLDDAKTKAIITTRKHAGKVRRIRERLPALEKVIVVDAEGQNLKPGEIAFNMETSKPVDSFESEKVGPEAPSVLHYTSGTTGKPKGALHVHSSIIAQYLTAKWVLDITTDDIYWCTADPGWVTGTSYGIIGPWACGVTQTVLDSGFSTEKWYQFIEKHKITVWYTAPTAIRLLMKDGTNLVQKYDISCLRHLISVGEPLNAEGVIWSEKAFGKPFHDSYWQTETGSIVITNYPGMKVKPGSMGKPFPGITATVLDQKTFEPIKTPGKVGLIALKPGWPSMFRAYWENKEMYESKFKNGWYICGDRSSIDGDGYFWFVGRDDDVINTGGHLVGPFEIESALLEHEAVAESAAVGKPDAVNMEVVKAFVALKPGYEANADLELSIMNFIRKKLSPLAMPQEIEFVESLPKTRSGKIMRRLLRAKEWGQEIGDVSTLEND